The window GCTGTAACGTTAAGCTAGCCACATATTTGACTCACTTTCCCAGTCCGCACTTGGCTTCAACTCAGGGCACGAGCAGAGGAAACGAAGATCGCACCGACGCTGTGAAGGATCAAGTCTCGAGTCAAATAGGCTTGGCAGCCACCAGGCCTACCTTACATGAACGGACCAGATTAGGAACGTCGTCAGCTGCCCTGTTTGGCATAGTACCCATGATAATACCTAGATTATCAGCGACCAGTAAACTGACAAACGAATAGTAAGATGCCGCATCGCTTGCTCGGTGGAGAAGGGGGTGTCGGTCCCGAGACGGGCCGGGACCGACTCCGAGAAGGAGAGGCGGCTTCGTCAGTGGTGCATTCGTTCAAGTCGGCGCAGCTGCGCAGAGAGTATTGCTGTACGGGCCCAAATCGGCGAGCACGAATCACTACCCCTCAGCCCCCTGGGCAATGCTCATGCTCATAGGACAGGAACTCTCCACGTGAGCCATTCCGTCCGGTAGCGTCCCGAAGTCCGTCGTTGGTTgcccctcgtccgtcgtcttGTGGCTCCGATGGACGGTGGACGGTCTTGAGCCGGCCACGGTCAGCATCCAGCCGGCCACGCGTGCCCCCTTCGCTGTCTGTCGTAGGGCATATTACTTCCAGCAccccgtacaagtgcatTTCGTTAGATGGCCCATACTAGAGGTCGCTTGCCGATGTTGCATGGCGTGCATGGCGTTGCACGTAGCGTGGAGTCTGTTCAAAAGCCAGATGATGTGCTGCTGCGTGACCGCCAAAGACGGGCTATCGATATCGTCAACCGACGCCATCCATGCTTTCTCTCATATGACGACCGTTCGCTGGTTCCTCTGGTGTTTGCAGTTTAAAAACAAGGAGATGTTGCGGATCAAGGATGGGAGGGTGTTCCAGTTTTCAGCTCCTTCTCCTGGAAGACTGGCGTCACCGTTCGTTCCCCCATAGCCACGACAAATCTGTCAAGTCACCTGACATGGACGACATCCATACTATCACGCATTGGGCGGGCACGCAGTTGCCTCAAGTGTCGGTGCTGCCTTCCGCAGTACACGGTACTCGACTCGTAGGGTCAGGCAGGCGTACCGATACCTCCTTCCCGTCTCATGCTTCCCTGGCTCGTACCGACAGACAGTACTTTGTAAATACCTGCTACTAGTAGCAGTATGAACCACATgtataggtacctagtaagtgCTTATCATGACTTGGATGGTCTCGGAGGACCTGTTGAGCATGAGCAGAATAGAACCTTCAAGGCTGCATCCAAGACTGCATCAGCATCCATCAAACGGCTACATCAAACAATGACACGGGCGTTCTGGCCAAACTCCACAGTAGGCCATAGAAAGGCTCCCAGTGTGCGAGAGAcagggcgagggagggaggggggagaaCGCAAAAGGTAGAGCTATTCAACGTTATTCGGTTGCTCAATCTCTCAGTTACTCAAATCCATTCTCTCCGACGCTCACGCTGACATGTGTACATATACCAAGCACCACAGCTATGAAAGCAACGAATCAGCTCTGGGCCCTGGACTTGAGCACCATGGTGCTCTGTTCATGCGGGTTATAATGGCTTATGGAGCATTCGGATTTCTCGAATCGcacgccgttgccgtcgctcTCGAACCTCGCCCGTGATGGATTCTGGACTCGGCAACCACGCATGATGCAATGACGACAACGGATGCTCGCGAGACTGGCCCATACCGGCGCAGACGCCAAGCTACCTCACGTAACGTTACCACTGTGTAGATTTTGCCCTTCAGCAAACGAGCTTCGAGTGGGAGTCTGGAAGAAGGTGGCTGTGGAATGATGGCACGCATTCTTGTtgtcgtccgtcgtccgtcagGGAGCCCAGAATGCCTCTTGTTCTATGCTGCTGACTGTCCGCTTCGGCCGTTGCTAAATCCCGCCATCGGCTCACGGTTTCCTCGCGAGTGCTCCACGAAAAGCATATTGCCTCCCAGTCGCCTTGCGGGCAGCCACGCGCGGGTGGGTGGCAGAGAGAAGGATCGGCAACCACTTGCCCATCACATCGATCTGCACCTTCGACCACGAATGACCCACCACTCTCTGACAATGCTACGAAACTCGACGTGAACCGGCAACAAGCGATTCCCTCATGTACCGTGCATCTATCCACTCCGACGACGTGCTTGCATAGCTGGATCGGATGAGACGATGAGAGAGGGAGCGGGCAAACGTGCCGATGGACGGATGAGAGAGACGGTCCTTCTAGAGCGCCTCATCCATTCCCTAATGGTGGCCGTTGAATGAGGTCGAAGCAGCTCTTCATGGCCACGGACCCTGTGGAATACGGATCAAGACTCGTTTCCAACGCCAGCCGTGATGTTACACGCCACCCCATCCACTCCCAGCGCCGATGTGTAGGCATGTCATACATGGCAATGGGCAAGGCGATCCATCAccagcggcctcgacgtcctcgtccaccgccgccgaagcctcCGCGTCCGCCACCTCCTTgcgcggccatggccggaTCATATCCATAGCCGCCTTGGTTGCCTCCGAAAGCACCACCAAAATTCTGCCCCTGGTTGCCCTGAGGCcccacgccgccggcgccgtttTGCATGCCCGAGAACATGGCGTTCATCTGGCTCGGGTCCATCTGCGACGGATCCATGCCCGACGCCATCATCTGCTGCATCATCGCTTGCATTTCCGGAGCCATGCCGTCCATGCCCCCTGCGGCGTTGGCGCCACCCGCTCCAGGCATGCCCATGCcgcccatcatcatcatgcTGTTGAACTCGTCCATCATCTTTTTATTGTTGCTGGCGAATACGTCGGCACCGAACTCGCCTCGTGTGCTCTCCTGCTTGGCCGCGTACAGGGCCCACGTAAACTCGTCGAAGCCATAGTTGAAGTAGTCGCTGATGTCGGTCCCTGGCTTCCGCCACGGCTTGTCGTTATCCGGAAGATCTGCATCGTGCGTTTTAGCCTGCCGACCGCTGACCGTGCACTGCCATTCCATGCCATGCGAGGGAGCGCACCAACCTTCGTCGATGTTGACCTGCGTTATCGGCTTCCCAGCAGCCGGGTATGTCGGGATGGCATTGATGTCAACCGTCGACtttgacgccgccgccgacgtttGGTCGGCGCTCGGTGCTGCTATGTtcaacgccgtcgatggcttcGACTCGTCCTCCTTCCTCACCGCtgtcgccttcgccgtcgcgTCTGTGGACGTTGACCGCTGGGGGATATTCCGGATATCGCTGTATTTTGCTTGTCTGGGGCAGACGGTCGGTCAGCTTCGTCGCTAGGAGGATGCAACCTCGTGGGATGCCGACGCGGCGAAACATACGACGGCGGTGCAGCTTTTGTGCCATCTTTTCGCTCCGTGATGATGTCAATGTCCTGCAAGGCAGGCCTGGTTAGCATCAAAGCAGATTGCGTGGTGCAAATACCCACCgagtcatcctcgtcctcgtccatcgctccgccctcgtcctcttcttctCCCTCCTCAAGCTCCTCCGACTTGGATGTTGCCTTCTTATCATCGTCATTCTCCGCCTTGGGCTCCTTGACTTGTTCCTTGGACTCTTCGGGCTCATAGatgtcgtcgccctcgtccatTTCCATTTCGTGCTCGGACATGATGACGGGCGGGGCAGTCTTGATTTTATTGCAAAATCTTGTAGGAAGCCTGCAGCTCACTTGcgaatgtacggagtacaccaaCAGGCactgtattgtagtagttaTGCCTCTATCGTGCGAATCATCGgtttgtacggagtgttgTAGGAGAGTTGGCGGAGGGTCCGATGTTTTTCCGCTTGAACGTAGTGAGCGAGCATGGAGCAACCAACAACACCAGCCGACCTCTAGCCTCGAATAATAGCTTGCAGCTCATAACCGTCCATCTGCTGTAAAACTTCAAAGCTCCACAGCGCTTCTCGGTCACGTCGTAAACAACGAACAACCACCAACTAATATTGTCCTTGCATCGACGGCGCGTCCCTTCTTTTCTTTCCTCCTGCGCGTCGTCCAATGTCTCTGTCGCGGTCAGCAAGCGGCCCGGGTGGTTTGACGATCAACACCGGTGCTGCAAACTCTGTGTAAGCACCGACCAGTCACTTGTTTGCTGCTTCCGCCTCCCTTCGGAAACTCGACTTCCTCGTCCCCAGCAGACGAGGCTCCCTCCTACTTGACATGCCTTGCCTGCTCCAGCCAAGGGACCCTAGCTGACCAAAGCATTACAgggccgccgcgccgtccCAACCGCCAGCAGCCGGGGGCCTGTTGGGCGCCGGATTGGCAAACGCCGCCGCAAGCACTGGAGGCATGGCAGCGACGGGCGGCTTGTTCGGCGGTGCGCAACAGAAACCGGCCTCTGGATTGTTTGGGGGTGCCACGAGCGCTGCAACGGCGCAGCCGACCACGAGCGGCGGGCTTTTCGCAAGTGCAAACACCACACAGCAGCCGAGCCAACAGAGTTCCGCCGGCGGTCTCTTTGGAAGCAGTCAGCAGCAGACCCAGCAGTCGGCTGCTGGAGGTCTTTTCAGCAACGCCGCGAATcaagcgcagcagcagccacaGCAGCAGACCGCCGGAGGCCTCTTTGGCACCGCTGTCGCTCAGTCACAGccacagcagcagcaagctgCCGGTGGTCTCTTCGGCGCGCAGTCGATCCAACAACAACCACAAACGCAGAACCCCGGAGGATTATTCGGCTCCGCCATCACCAGCACACAACCGGCGGTCAGCGGGGGGCTTCTTGGGCAGGCACAGGCAAAGCCTGCCGGTGGTCTACTGTAAGGCAGCGATGCTGAGCGCAACGTGTGCGATTCATATTGCTAACGTGCCATGTTCATCTCAGCGGCCAAAGCCAACCGCAGTCGAGTCAATTTATTACCCAGATGCCGGCAGTCCCGATCAACTACGACAATATCCGCCCTCGCACGAGATTCGACGACCTCGCACAGCCGGTTCAGGACGAGATTTCTCTCATCGACAAGGGCATCCAGCGGGTGATAAAGATGAGGGACGAGATAGGACAGTTCATGCCGCAGCACGGAGAAGACATCGATCAGCTTGGACGCGACGTCAAGTTTGTCGAATTCAAGTTCCGGACGGTCCAAGTCGCCCTGAACCGGGACATCCAGACGGTCAAGGTTCTGCAAGACATGACGAAGAAGAACATCGCCGATGCCCAACTATCGTTCAAGGCCACCGACAACCTGAAACTTCCCGCCCACTATCACCAGACGGGTCTTTTCGCCGGTCCCCCGCCACCTTCCGACACCAACGCGACGGATGCTTCGTTTGCGCATGCGAGCGCGCAGGATCTGATTACCTACTTCAATCGCGTGTGCGACGATGTCGAAAAATACAAGAAGCGGCTGGACGAGTACCGTGGCGAGATTGAACGCGACATGCCCGGCGTCGAAAACGGCCTGTACGAACAAATAAGGGCCTTTCGAGACAGGAATCAGGTTGCGAGCGGAAGCGTGCAGGATCAGCTTAGCCAGGTGCTGTCGGCCCTCCGAGAGACGGGCAACGCGATAGTCGCCCAGGCAGGTCAGATTGCCGATACAAGAGAGCGCCTTTCGAGGTTGCAGGCGGGCATCCTGGACTCGGGCGTGTACGCGATAGGGATAAACGCGTGATCCAAGTCATTCCGCATGCTGAGAGTGGAAGGCGGCAGCAAGCTGGCAGCTACAACACGACACTCGGTTCCTTGGAAACCGAGGCACACAAGGTCAGGACCAAGCCCCATGACGATCAGTCCACTACGAAAACGAGAGGCATTTTGCTTCTGCCGTGAGGACGGGGGAAGCGTTGCTTGCGACACGATCGATTACCATGATCACCACCCATCCATGATGTGGCGTGAGTGGGGGTCAGCCAATGCTTTGGAGCGGTGATGGATTTTCCTGTGACTACGAGTTGTGCTGTGTCTAGAGGAAGGCCGTGTCGGGATTGTGTTGTTCGGCCGGAGGCTACGCACGGCGGCTCCTGAATAGAGGAACGCTGGGTTCAACTCGGCAAACCGCAATGTATCGTGTCATGCGTCAATCGGAATCGGACACCATGTGCGTGTTTGTATATATGTATGTTCGAGAGCGTGGGTATCATTACGGCCGACGACATAATtgcctcgacggcacggTATTTGCTGCCATATCCATGGGCCAATCTTCAAAGCTTCCCTTCCGGTTCATGCGTCGAGGCGGACGTGATCAGTATGTCCCCTCACCGTCATCCCCGTCGCCGTAGTCGTCGCCCATCTCATCGCCATTGTCGAAATAGTTTTCGGCATCGTagtcgccggcgtcctcgtcgtcgtataCTTCATCTTGGTCCTCCTCTGCcgctccctcctcctcgtccaacTCTGCGCCAGGctcggcgtcttcgtcgtgcagggcgtcgagcttctcgagcaAGTTCCTGTGCCCCCCCcgatgctcgtcgccgtcggcctcgagcgaggGCATGCCGAATGCCTCCTCGGCGTTGGGCAAAGCGCTGACCTGGCTCAGTTCGAGCTTGCGCTTCTTGCGTGCCCCGACGCTCGCTGTGGGCTCCATGGTTTCGACAAGTTCGGCAGGGAAAAGCTCACGGCATATGGGGCGGGCGGTCCAGTCCGGCAGCGCGCGGTCTTCGCGTACAAACTTCTGGGAGTAGGTCGGCACGGCAGTGAAGGGGTCGAGCGACGCCTTATTCTTGACGCCGTAGAGAGCGTTCATCTGCGCCTGTCCATACAACTTGCGCGGAGCGGTCGGGTCGTGCAGCGAGGTACGCTTCGAGGTGTAGAGAGGCGAGGCATGCAGTTGATGTCGCAGAAGCAGAAAGTGATGGATGCCGTTCGTCTCCGTCGCGCTGAGCTCGCGCGTGCTCGGGACAGCATATGGCTATGGAGCCGTCCAAGGTCAGTCTTCGCCACATTTTCCGACCGCGAGGGATAAtagggagggggagggggaggggagggggagggggagggggggagatGGCTGGTTCGTACAGGAAACAGCTCCGAGGGACGGGCATCCGGTTCATCGCCCGTGTCCCAGGGAACATTCGGACGACCGCCGCCTCTGGCTCCtccacggccgcctcgtccgccgcctcggGACATTGCAGCTGAACGCAGAGGGGGGGAGGCAAAGCCAAGGGGGGCTTGGTGACGGGTGACGATGATTTTGATGTTCGTTCCAACTTGCAGCCTTGGACTCGATCGCTCCAAGCCTGGCTTTTTTTACCGCCAACGCTCAACTGGGAGGGGTGAGGGGAGTTTGCTGGTGGACTGGTGGGGTACGAATGAACGTAACCAGGTAATAATACGTACTTTATTATCAACTAAGCACATACATATACgtaactaagtaagtaaataaataagtaatactccgtaagtgctTAAGTAAATATAAATTAAGTACtttactccgtgcatgtactcaagtattactgcactaagtacagtagtacggagtattacttagtacagtattacttagtacagtatttctccgtacttcaAGTACGGTTAAGTTAAATAatattagttgtactccgtaattacagagtactccgtaagtaagtacttgttgCAGTAACACTCCGTTCCAGTATTTATAACCAGCATTTCATAAGAATTCATGTAAAaacagtgctgtacggaaTATACAGTATAGTAAATACATGTATGTGCTTATTTTACTCCGCATTAAAATACCAGATAATGATAAAGTATTCTCCATTCATTTTCTCCATTCGTATTCGTTCGTCTAGTAGTTATTATTATACggtaattaatatatttactgtatttacatgtactctccagtgaccgaccgaccgaccacgaccacgaaCCACCACCCACCAACCACCCACTTTGTCCATTCTCTTTCTCTATTCCATACCTTCGCACCGTCCCCCCCCTTTCACGTCAAAACTCGCTGGTTCTCACGCCGCACGCCTACCTCGTATGGCGGAAAGAATCGTCCCCACCGCCTTGATGAACACCGTCCCCATCTCTGGCCTGTCGGAGCTGCAGGCTCACCTGCaagagctcgtcgtcgatcctGACGTGCCCTTGAAGCCAACTCTGTTCGACAATGTTGAGCTCCAGCTTACGGGTATGCCCTTCATCCGTCCCATCGTCAACCATCGCCTCTAGAGCCTGGGACTCATCATAGTACCAGACCTCAACAGTCGTCCCCTCCTCGACTCATGGATACCGCTTCTCACTAGCATCCTGGCCTCCACCAGTCAGCATCCCGGGCCACTACTCTCGCTTCTTGACAAGCTCCTACGCCCCCTCTCCTACACGGAGGCTTTAGCCTTTACGGACAAGCCCTCGTTGATGACGGCGCTCG of the Drechmeria coniospora strain ARSEF 6962 chromosome 01, whole genome shotgun sequence genome contains:
- a CDS encoding nucleoporin NUP49/NSP49; protein product: MSLSRSASGPGGLTINTGAANSVAAAPSQPPAAGGLLGAGLANAAASTGGMAATGGLFGGAQQKPASGLFGGATSAATAQPTTSGGLFASANTTQQPSQQSSAGGLFGSSQQQTQQSAAGGLFSNAANQAQQQPQQQTAGGLFGTAVAQSQPQQQQAAGGLFGAQSIQQQPQTQNPGGLFGSAITSTQPAVSGGLLGQAQAKPAGGLLGQSQPQSSQFITQMPAVPINYDNIRPRTRFDDLAQPVQDEISLIDKGIQRVIKMRDEIGQFMPQHGEDIDQLGRDVKFVEFKFRTVQVALNRDIQTVKVLQDMTKKNIADAQLSFKATDNLKLPAHYHQTGLFAGPPPPSDTNATDASFAHASAQDLITYFNRVCDDVEKYKKRLDEYRGEIERDMPGVENGLYEQIRAFRDRNQVASGSVQDQLSQVLSALRETGNAIVAQAGQIADTRERLSRLQAGILDSGVYAIGINA
- a CDS encoding Pre-mRNA polyadenylation factor Fip1, which produces MSEHEMEMDEGDDIYEPEESKEQVKEPKAENDDDKKATSKSEELEEGEEEDEGGAMDEDEDDSVGICTTQSALMLTRPALQDIDIITERKDGTKAAPPSQAKYSDIRNIPQRSTSTDATAKATAVRKEDESKPSTALNIAAPSADQTSAAASKSTVDINAIPTYPAAGKPITQVNIDEGWCAPSHGMEWQCTVSGRQAKTHDADLPDNDKPWRKPGTDISDYFNYGFDEFTWALYAAKQESTRGEFGADVFASNNKKMMDEFNSMMMMGGMGMPGAGGANAAGGMDGMAPEMQAMMQQMMASGMDPSQMDPSQMNAMFSGMQNGAGGVGPQGNQGQNFGGAFGGNQGGYGYDPAMAAQGGGGRGGFGGGGRGRRGRW